One window of Larus michahellis chromosome 19, bLarMic1.1, whole genome shotgun sequence genomic DNA carries:
- the LOC141733241 gene encoding elongin-A-like — MKEIAVGKTVTGPRKPELVADFARKFLAGRKKLGLVSPERDRKSVGFSSSSEEDDDEDNCEPPTMSFEEYLTYDQPQKKKQAVKPSASPGQKDHWHSTCLPCQDGLDSACLSAKSPSLKRTNEKRAEKEPPEAPEPKRILLDVDIKLPDIPLPPIQASCSPPPPVESAPRSQRKRKAPALTPEESEEGLSCYRQNSKTLVHPGPKTAPVPRTVPPPPQSARLLTNSIDSICEVSGVPFSELEPVLERCTPEQLHRIEERNHALIESTDRLWHIHCLRDFKNEKPEAFESWREMYLRLHEAREQRLLMLSRKIGSAHSNKGQGAKTVFLASPPKAPRDVRRRQKKFGTGGPLVPEKTKIKAVLCTASKSHARGSEEKFYDGPSTGSAHSVPPSATTFSSCDPRKPPVKSQAAKTVFLASPPKAPQNEERRQERSGTGRALLPEKTNKSHARGSGGESHDGPSTSTPHSVPSLGRTMFSSWFSEPKKPPAKKIAPMMAKAVKDFKTRFSR, encoded by the exons ATG aaggagatcGCTGTTGGGAAGACTGTGACCGGCCCACGGAAACCCGAGCTTGTCGCAGACTTTGCCAGGAAGTTCTTAGCCGGGCGGAAGAAGCTgggcctggtgtccccagagagAGACAG AAAATCAGTGGGCTTTTCCAGCAGTTctgaggaggatgatgatgaggaCAACTGTGAACCACCTACTATGTCCTTTGAGGAGTACCTCACTTATGACCAGCCCCAGAAAAAGAAGCAAGCGGTCAAACCCTCTGCGTCACCTGGGCAGAAAGACCACTGGCACAGCACCTGTTTGCCGTGCCAAGACGGCCTCGACAGCGCCTGCTTGAGTGCGAAAAGCCCAAGCCTCAAGCGTACaaatgagaaaagggcagagaaggaACCACCAGAGGCTCCTGAACCAAAGAGG ATACTGTTAGATGTGGACATAAAGTTGCCCGACATCCCGCTGCCGCCGATCCAGgccagctgcagccctcctcctccagtTGAGTCCGCTCCCCgttcacagagaaaaaggaaag CACCGGCCTTGACACCTGAAGAGAGCGAAGAGGGGCTCTCATGCTACCGGCAGAATTCAAAGACGCTAGTGCATCCAGGCCCTAAAACCGCCCCGGTCCCACGGacggtgcctcctcctccccaaagtgcCCGACTCCTCACTAACAGCATTGACT CCATCTGTGAAGTTAGTGGTGTCCCTTTCTCAGAGCTGGAGCCAGTATTggagagatgcaccccagagcagctccatcgCATTGAGGAACGTAACCAT GCCCTCATTGAGTCTACGGATCGACTGTGGCACATCCACTGTCTCCGAGACTTCAAGAACGAGAAGCCAGAAGCGTTTGAATCCTGGCGGGAGATGTACCTTCGCCTGCACGAGGCACGAGAGCAGCGGCTGCTCATGTTATCCCGGAAGATTGGCTCAGCTCATAGCAACAAAG GTCAAGGAGCCAAAACTGtgtttctggcctctccaccaaaggCCCCTCGGGACGTGCGAAGGAGACAAAAGAAGTTTGGAACTGGGGGACCTCTTGTGCCAGAGAAGACCAA aataaaagcagTCTTGTGCACCGCGAGCAAAAGCCACGCTCGTGGGAGTGAGGAGAAGTTCTATGATGGGCCCAGCACCGGCAGTGCCCACTCTGTCCCACCTTCAGcaaccaccttctcctcctgtgACCCCAGGAAACCACCAGTGAAAA GTCAAGCAGCCAAAACTGtgtttctggcctctccaccaaaggCCCCTCAGAACGAAGAAAGGAGACAAGAGAGGTCTGGGACTGGACGAGCTCTTCTGCCAGAGAAGACCAA CAAAAGCCACGCTCGTGGGAGTGGGGGCGAGTCCCACGAtgggcccagcaccagcactCCCCACTCTGTCCCATCTTTGGGCAGGACCATGTTCTCCTCCTGGTTTTCTGAGCCCAAGAAACCACCAGCCAAGA aaattgCACCCATGATGGCCAAGGCTGtcaaagatttcaaaaccagGTTCTCTCGGTAA